Proteins encoded within one genomic window of Eleutherodactylus coqui strain aEleCoq1 chromosome 1, aEleCoq1.hap1, whole genome shotgun sequence:
- the LOC136627416 gene encoding deoxyribodipyrimidine photo-lyase-like, which yields MSQKAKAPKGKRGASESKKSDTSQEENSNTKSLNPKSQEKRKPQENKRKSKVISDASSGETSEGSAKKKMQEKKDVNVDGFSENVKKSRLSVATSVSDFKFNKKRVRLVSSEENLKDAALGIVYWMSRDQRVEDNWAFLYAQRLALKQKLPLHVVFCLVPKFLEATIRHYGFMLKGLQEVAEDCKLLNIPFHLLIGYAKDVLPNFVKEHGIGGVVTDFAPLRVPLQWVSDVSERLPKDVPLVQVDAHNIVPCWVASIKQEYGARTIRRKIHDQLSQFLTEFPSVVAHPYNSKLKAEPINWDNCYASLEVDRTVKEVEWAKPGSKAGMNMLHSFISERLKFFNSNRNNPNSQALSNLSPWFHFGQLSVQRAILEVQKYRSKYKDSVDSFVEEAVVRRELADNFCYYNKNYDKVEGAYDWAKNTLQDHAKDKRTYLYTLEKLEGGKTHDPLWNAAQLQMVHEGKMHGFLRMYWAKKILEWTSSPEEALRFTIYLNDRFELDGRDPNGYVGCMWSICGIHDQGWAERAVFGKIRYMNYEGCKRKFDVAQFERRYHPKKLAS from the exons ATGTCTCAGAAGGCAAAGGCTCCCAAGGGCAAAAGAGGAGCATCTGAAAGCAAAAAGTCTGACACCAGCCAGGAAGAGAACTCCAATACTAAATCACTAAATCCTAAAAgccaagaaaaaagaaaaccccaAGAGAACAAGAGGAAGTCTAAAGTAATATCTGATGCGAGTAGTGGTGAGACTTCAGAAGGCAGTGCCAAGAAGAAGATGCAAGAGAAGAAAGATGTTAATGTAGATGGTTTCTCGGAGAATGTGAAGAAGTCTCGTTTAAGTGTTGCCACCTCTGTGTCTGACTTCaaatttaataagaagagggtGCGGTTAGTGTCTTCTGAGGAAAACCTAAAAGATGCTGCCTTGGGAATAGTGTACTGGATGTCAAGAGATCAGAGAGTTGAAG ATAACTGGGCCTTTCTGTATGCTCAGCGTCTGGCACTGAAACAAAAGCTCCCGTTGCATGTTGTCTTCTGCTTAGTTCCTAAGTTCTTGGAAGCTACCATTCGACACTATGGCTTTATGCTGAAGGGTCTACAAGAAGTTGCTGAG GATTGCAAGCTTCTCAACATTCCCTTCCATTTGCTTATTGGATATGCCAAGGATGTTCTCCCCAACTTTGTGAAAGAGCATGGCATTGGTGGGGTGGTGACTGACTTTGCTCCTCTGCGTGTCCCCTTGCAGTGGGTTTCAGATGTCTCTGAACGTTTACCTAAAGATGTACCTCTTGTCCAG GTGGATGCCCATAATATTGTCCCCTGCTGGGTGGCCTCCATTAAACAGGAGTATGGAGCTCGTACCATTCGGAGGAAAATTCATGATCAGCTTTCTCAATTCCTTACTGAATTCCCTTCAGTCGTTGCACACCCATACAACTCCAAGCTGAAGGCTGAG CCTATTAACTGGGATAACTGCTATGCCAGTTTAGAAGTGGATCGTACAGTTAAGGAAGTGGAATGGGCGAAACCAGGTTCAAAGGCAGGAATGAACATGCTTCACTCATTTATATCAGAGCGCCTCAAATTTTTTAATTCTAACAGAAACAATCCAAACAGCCAAGCGCTCAGCAACCTGTCTCCATGGTTTCATTTTG GTCAGCTGTCTGTGCAGCGAGCCATCCTGGAGGTGCAGAAGTATCGCAGCAAGTACAAAGACTCTGTGGACAGCTTTGTGGAGGAGGCTGTAGTGAGGAGAGAGCTGGCGGACAATTTTTGTTACTACAACAAAAACTATGACAAAGTGGAAG GCGCTTATGACTGGGCCAAGAATACTCTGCAAGATCATGCAAAGGACAAGCGAACCTATCTGTACACCCTAGAGAAACTGGAAGGTGGGAAGACTCACGATCCTCTATGGAATGCAGCTCAG TTGCAGATGGTGCATGAGGGCAAGATGCATGGCTTCTTACGTATGTACTGGGCTAAGAAAATACTTGAATGGACCAGCTCCCCTGAAGAAGCCTTACGTTTTACCATTTATCTGAATGATCGCTTTGAGTTGGATGGGCGAGATCCAAACGGCTATGTAG GCTGCATGTGGTCTATTTGTGGAATCCACGACCAAGGTTGGGCTGAAAGAGCCGTTTTTGGAAAAATCCGGTACATGAATTATGAGGGATGCAAAAGGAAATTTGACGTGGCCCAGTTTGAACGCCGCTACCATCCTAAGAAACTCGCATCGTAG